Proteins encoded by one window of Gambusia affinis linkage group LG17, SWU_Gaff_1.0, whole genome shotgun sequence:
- the cryba4 gene encoding beta-crystallin A4, with amino-acid sequence MTHHCTKFSGHWKIIVYDEECFQGRRHEFTSECCNVMEFGFESVRSLRVESGAWVGYEHASYQGQQFILERGEYPQCDAFGGSNAYHIERMTSFRPIACANHRECRMTIFERENFMGRKGELSDDYPSLQAMGWCNNEVGSFRVQSGAFVCYQYPGYRGYQYIMECDRHCGEYKHFREFGSHCQTPQIQSIRRIQQ; translated from the exons ATGACTCACCACTGCACCAAGTTCTCCGGCCACTGGAAG ATTATTGTCTATGATGAGGAGTGCTTCCAGGGCCGCCGCCACGAGTTCACCTCCGAGTGCTGCAATGTGATGGAGTTCGGCTTCGAGAGTGTGCGCTCCCTCAGGGTGGAGAGCGGAGC CTGGGTGGGTTATGAGCACGCCTCCTACCAGGGACAGCAGTTCATCCTGGAGAGGGGAGAGTACCCCCAGTGTGATGCTTTTGGAGGCAGCAATGCCTATCACATCGAGAGGATGACTTCCTTCAGACCTATTGCCTGTGCT AACCACAGAGAGTGTCGTATGACTATCTTCGAGCGTGAGAACTTCATGGGCCGTAAGGGTGAGCTTAGTGACGATTATCCCTCCCTCCAGGCCATGGGCTGGTGCAACAACGAAGTTGGATCTTTCAGGGTCCAGTCAGGAGC aTTTGTCTGCTACCAGTACCCCGGTTATCGTGGCTACCAGTATATCATGGAGTGTGATCGTCACTGTGGGGAGTACAAACACTTCAGGGAGTTTGGCTCCCACTGCCAGACCCCTCAGATCCAGTCCATCCGCCGCATTCAGCAGTAA